A section of the bacterium genome encodes:
- a CDS encoding SDR family oxidoreductase: MEKSTKTAFIIGTSGIGKKLFLPLSELGFTDVVVTYHLDNSAADEWTHSAIPLGIRATAIQLDATDPASVKKIVADTVNAIGRIDAVIVLLGSFLSKPPTTYSPEEWQSLFATNVHAPYYIAQQTLPHLEKTHGSLLFFGVAHADQLHSQPMTMPYAAAKTALLVMMRTLARVEAQFGVRINMISPGLIDNGKQAITDFDKIVPSGKAGTAEDINAAVRYLLSEQAVYVTGTNLIVSGGWAI; this comes from the coding sequence GTGGAGAAAAGTACTAAAACTGCTTTCATTATTGGGACTTCCGGCATTGGGAAGAAATTGTTCTTGCCACTATCGGAACTCGGGTTTACCGATGTTGTGGTCACATATCATTTGGATAACTCCGCTGCTGATGAATGGACTCACTCCGCAATTCCATTAGGAATCCGGGCGACCGCAATCCAATTGGATGCTACCGACCCCGCTTCTGTGAAAAAAATCGTAGCAGATACGGTGAATGCGATTGGTCGGATTGACGCAGTAATAGTTTTACTTGGATCATTTCTCAGCAAACCGCCAACCACATATTCCCCGGAGGAATGGCAGTCGCTGTTTGCAACCAATGTCCATGCCCCATATTACATTGCTCAGCAAACCCTGCCTCATTTAGAAAAGACGCACGGTTCCTTGTTGTTCTTCGGGGTTGCCCATGCCGACCAGTTACATAGCCAACCAATGACGATGCCCTATGCAGCAGCAAAAACTGCACTACTCGTAATGATGCGGACACTTGCCCGCGTGGAAGCACAGTTTGGTGTTCGTATCAACATGATTTCTCCCGGTTTGATCGATAATGGAAAACAAGCGATTACTGATTTTGATAAAATTGTGCCAAGCGGAAAAGCCGGGACAGCAGAAGACATTAATGCGGCGGTTCGGTATTTACTTTCGGAACAGGCGGTTTACGTTACCGGTACCAACTTGATTGTCTCCGGTGGTTGGGCGATTTAA
- the mazG gene encoding nucleoside triphosphate pyrophosphohydrolase translates to MASPRWEHDDRLGIPAPGTGFAMERLSALMARLRADDGCPWDRSMDHRKLRPYLLEETYEVLKALDDNDTDELKKELGDLLLQVVFHCRLAEEEERFTFSDVANATVAKLLERHPHVFGDATANSAKEGLANWEASKQREGKKLFAGVPKELPALLRAYRVQEKAANVGFDWENPDDALAKLEEELIELHEAAKNHAQLVNATPVELAETKQKWEEELGDVLFSVVNVARKHGFNPEDALRVTIDKFERRFGYIEDTIRERGETLQQVGLTEMDRLWNEAKTFEKK, encoded by the coding sequence ATGGCTTCTCCCCGTTGGGAACATGATGATCGATTAGGGATTCCGGCACCCGGAACCGGTTTCGCGATGGAGCGGTTATCGGCACTCATGGCGCGATTGCGAGCTGACGATGGTTGCCCTTGGGATCGGTCGATGGATCATCGAAAGCTCCGGCCATATCTTTTAGAAGAAACCTATGAGGTATTAAAAGCACTCGACGATAACGATACCGACGAACTAAAAAAAGAATTGGGTGATTTACTTCTACAAGTTGTATTTCATTGCCGGTTGGCAGAAGAAGAAGAGCGGTTTACTTTTTCCGATGTTGCCAATGCTACCGTAGCAAAGTTACTGGAACGGCATCCTCATGTTTTCGGCGACGCCACCGCGAACAGTGCCAAAGAAGGATTGGCGAACTGGGAAGCGAGCAAACAACGGGAAGGGAAGAAACTGTTTGCCGGCGTACCGAAAGAGCTGCCAGCGTTGTTACGGGCGTATCGAGTGCAAGAGAAAGCGGCTAATGTCGGCTTCGATTGGGAAAATCCCGATGATGCCTTGGCAAAGTTAGAAGAAGAGTTGATTGAACTGCACGAAGCGGCGAAGAATCACGCACAACTTGTCAACGCTACCCCTGTCGAGCTTGCTGAGACGAAGCAAAAGTGGGAAGAAGAGTTGGGAGATGTACTGTTTTCGGTAGTAAACGTTGCCCGCAAACACGGCTTTAATCCGGAAGATGCACTACGAGTTACGATTGATAAGTTCGAGCGAAGGTTCGGTTACATCGAGGATACGATTCGTGAGCGAGGAGAAACACTTCAACAAGTGGGACTTACGGAAATGGATCGGCTATGGAACGAAGCGAAAACCTTCGAGAAAAAATAG